Proteins encoded together in one Penaeus vannamei isolate JL-2024 chromosome 11, ASM4276789v1, whole genome shotgun sequence window:
- the LOC113825174 gene encoding tRNA (guanine(10)-N2)-methyltransferase homolog — MAEATDEGQEMFRQTARKYLLWCANEHIEFRIPELKSIASMFKIPIKWVERPKEDPYVIVEMGCEKEARKLMSRSMLVRSCYEIWGQGETEEELHASVKSFPLEFIQPHITRDKTFKVRVETFNKTLKNAEKLNKIESFSYLPFEGNVNLRNADTCLHLIEYYGLHPNIVPEKPYKIFFGRWITDGQRELIDKFSLKKRTYIGSTSMDPQLSFIMANFAQVQAGEVVVDPFVGTGSVLVAAAHRGAYVWGWDIDYLTLHARTKPTRHSQKQRAAEESIRSNLKQYGLENQYMDVVVMDNARPFWRGAPYVDAIITDPPYGIRESTERVGTFKNLKVNEEGAKQQVPAAQHFPSKISYSLSDVFRDLINFAATHMVIGGRLVFWLPVFREDYHEGLVPSHPCMELVSNCEQVLTVHSSRRLITLRKTRHPEEGETATATVTDLTAKFREKFFQASHMTKEERANMKCLFPRDKRGQGLGYRLTESQTKNSGPQDGASGKAASCSTDMPVAETSLSEQRNLPTDSAECPNELEKDRSKEECTEVISDKCTLNQEEKQQEGRREDTSSSDAVQNVA; from the exons ATGGCAGAGGCGACGGATGAGGGACAGGAAATgttcagacagacagccagaaagtACCTCTTATGGTGTGCCAATGAGCATATTGAGTTCAGAATACCT gAATTGAAGTCCATAGCTTCTATGTTCAAAATTCCAATAAAATGGGTTGAAAGGCCAAAGGAAGAT CCTTATGTTATTGTAGAAATGGGTTGCGAAAAGGAAGCAAGGAAACTCATGTCTCGAAGTATGCTGGTGAGATCATGCTATGAAATATG gGGCCAGGGTGAGACCGAGGAAGAGCTCCATGCCAGTGTAAAGAGTTTTCCACTCGAGTTCATCCAGCCACACATCACCCGAGACAAGACATTCAAAGTCAGGGTGGAGACCTTCAATAAGACACTCAAGAATGCCGAGAAGCTCAACAAAATAGAG TCTTTCAGTTACTTACCCTTTGAGGGGAATGTGAATTTGAGAAATGCAGACACTTGCCTACACCTGATTGAGTACTATGGTCTACACCCAAATATTGTACCAGAAAAGCCCTATAAA ATATTCTTTGGAAGATGGATCACAGATGGGCAGAGGGAACTGATAGACAAGTTTTCGCTTAAGAAGAGGACTTACATTGGGAGCACGTCCATGGATCCGCAGCTCTCCTTCATCATGGCAAATTTTGCGCAAGTTCAGGCAGGGGAAGTGGTGGTAGATCCATTTGTGGGCACCG gttctgtGTTAGTTGCGGCTGCACATCGAGGGGCATATGTTTGGGGCTGGGATATAGACTACCTCACACTACATGCAAGAACAAAACCCACTCGACATAGTCAG AAACAACGTGCTGCTGAAGAATCAATTCGTAGCAATTTGAAACAGTATGGATTAGAAAACCAGTATATGGATGTTGTTGTGATGGATAATGCAAGGCCGTTTTGGAGAGGAGCTCCGTATGTTGATGCAATCATAACAGATC CACCTTATGGGATCCGAGAATCAACAGAGCGAGTTGGGACATTCAAGAATCTAAAGGTGAATGAGGAGGGGGCCAAGCAGCAGGTTCCAGCAGCACAGCACTTCCCATCCAAGATTTCGTACAGCCTCTCGGATGTGTTCCGCGATCTCATCAATTTTGCCGCAACCCATATGGTGATAGGAGGCAGGCTTGTCTTTTGGTTGCCTGTGTTTAG AGAAGATTACCATGAGGGGTTGGTTCCTAGTCATCCATGTATGGAACTTGTATCCAACTGTGAGCAAGTTCTCACTGTACATTCCAGCAGAAGGCTTATCACCTTACGCAAGACGAGACATCCAGAG GAAGGGGAAACTGCCACAGCCACAGTGACAGACCTAACAGCGAAGTTCAGAGAGAAGTTTTTCCAAGCCTCGCACATGACCAAAGAGGAGAGAGCTAACATGAAGTGCCTCTTCCCACGAGACAAGCGAGGACAAGGTCTCGGATACAGACTGACGGAGTCTCAAACCAAAAACAGCGGGCCTCAGGATGGTGCCTCAGGGAAAGCAGCCTCTTGTAGCACTGACATGCCAGTTGCAGAAACCTCTCTTAGTGAACAGAGAAACTTACCGACAGATAGCGCTGAGTGTCCTAATGaattagagaaagacagaagtaaAGAGGAGTGTACTGAAGTCATCAGTGACAAATGCACTTTAAATCAGGAAGAAAAACAGCAAGAAGGCAGAAGAGAGGACACAAGTAGCAGTGATGCTGTTCAGAATGTTGCATAA